A section of the Ignavibacteriales bacterium genome encodes:
- a CDS encoding heavy-metal-associated domain-containing protein produces the protein MKRIFIVLGVILFFSLGANAQVKEAVVGVDGFTCSLCAKGVEGQLESLDFIKSVKTNLKATTFTLTFVKGKKINLSKLEKAITDGGFTLRDIKVKADGTLAGDAASGFSLNTGNSPNLNLKNAQGSFDKGDAVSVSGMVTLPNTLNVSTIKKK, from the coding sequence ATGAAGAGAATATTTATTGTACTGGGGGTGATATTATTTTTCAGCCTGGGAGCTAATGCGCAGGTGAAGGAGGCAGTAGTTGGCGTCGACGGATTTACATGTTCACTTTGTGCAAAAGGTGTAGAAGGTCAGCTGGAAAGCCTGGACTTTATCAAATCAGTAAAAACCAATCTGAAGGCAACGACCTTTACATTAACATTTGTAAAGGGTAAAAAGATAAATCTTTCGAAACTTGAGAAAGCAATAACCGACGGCGGATTCACTCTGCGCGATATAAAGGTAAAGGCAGACGGAACGCTTGCCGGTGATGCGGCATCGGGATTTTCATTGAATACGGGAAATTCACCAAATCTCAACCTGAAAAATGCGCAGGGAAGTTTTGATAAGGGTGACGCTGTATCGGTTTCCGGAATGGTGACCCTTCCCAATACCTTAAACGTTTCTACAATTAAAAAGAAGTAA